ccattttctttattcttatatACACATTCCCTTTTTGTAGCTTCTCTGTTATTACCCCACATTgttctaatatatattttattcagttcGGTCACTATTTTGTTCCGCTGGAGGAAAAACGATGGACAGAAACAATAGTTTTGATAAAACGAATGTCTTAATTAGTTTGATCTTCGATTTGTAGCTCACACCCCAGTGTATAATTCTCTTTGATTCCTCTGTGATTTCCTGTAGCTTCCTCTGCCAGTTGCTCTCAACTAAATTTCCGTTACCGATATAAATTCCAATGATTTTAATTTCCTCATGCATACTGATACATAGAGCACTCCTTCCTCCTTGTTCCCCAATCCAAACCGCCTCAGTCTTGGAATGATTCAAAGATGCCTCGGATACACGTTTGTACAAGTCAAAATGTTCGCACATCCCATCTAACTCTTTTTGAGTTGTTACATCATCTGCATTAactgttcacagtaacataTATTTTGACCAGGGGTGCCCAAGCTTTTCTTTTGCATGCCACTGTATAACTGCAattctattttgttctttcagaagacagctcaaatctttttattaataatttcctTCTCTACCCTCACAATATATTTTTAGCCAAATCGGACTTCTGCTTGATTTTgcgatggagtgtgtgtgtgtgtgtgtgtgtgtgtgtgtgtgtgtgtgtgtgtgtgtgtgtgtgtgtgtgtgtgtgtgtgtgtgtgtgtgtgtgtgtgtgttttgatgtagctcagcatttgcatttcctgaaagaaaagcttgcaaagggatgagagaaataatgttacactcctggagtgCTTTGCAGTAGGTTCTGCAAAGTTTGTCAGCAAATTAGATTTACTTAAAGGTTATTGGCAGGTCCCTCTTACTGATCATGCATCAGAGATCTCTGCTTTTGCTACCCTGGACACCTTTCTGCAATACATTTATGCCTTTTGGATTGCGTTTATGAAAGGTGTATTGAATTGTGAAGCTTATCTCGATGACCTTGTTGTATATTCAGATACATGGGAACAGCATTTGAAGACACTGGAGACCGTAATCTCTAAGTTGCGAGATGCTTCATTAGTGTTAAATTTGGAAAAGTGTGAATTTGAGGACAAGCGTGGTTCGCTACCTTGGAAAACAGTGGGACGTGGACAGGTGCGTCCCTTGGATGCTAAGGTAGAAGCCATCAAAGCTTTTCCAGTTCCTCGGACAAAACGGGACCTACGTCGGTTTTTGGGGATGGCTGGCTACTATCGTTGCTTTTGTAAAAACTTTTCAGATGTTGTCTTACCTTTGACTTCACTTTCATGCAAAAACACTTCTCTTGTATGGACTCCAAACATCAGTTAGCTTATAGTACCATTGAGAAAGAAGCCCTTGCACTCCTTTTTGCTCTGCAACACTTTGAAGTGTATCTTGATGGTAGTTCAGATCTAATCACTGATTATACTGACCATAAtcctttggtgtttttgaaCAAGATGTGTAACCAGCGACTCGTACGATGGTCAATGATTGTCCTCTCAATCCTCTCAAGATGGTTCATGAAAAAGGTGTAGCGAATGTGATGCTGACGCATTGTTGAGAATTTAAGGTATGCTGGAGTCGTGTTTCCCCCAGTTCTCACACGTAAGTTGGGtgttacactcctggagtgCTACAGTGTGCTCCTGATCCAGTTCTGCATTTGGGGCTGTCTGTGCACCTCGTTGCTAGCCCCGCCCCTCATTGAGTGATTGCTGGGATTGCTGTGGcttatataaggaccctgctgcAAGAAGCCAGTGGCTTGCCCAAGCTCctttttgtgttagtgttttgcTATATGAATTGAGAGTTTGaaatctttgctgtgctttcCTTGTCTGTATGTTAGTATTCcctatgttttgtttatgattgtgaTCGCTGTGATAGTTGAAcggtttttgtgtatgtttatgtatagttactgattgtagggagtggtgcctgttggtttggggttattgtctgtttattgtcagggagttagtgtaggattgtattttatttttgtcctgtaaagtgtatttagttgtggtgtttcttctggtagtgtgggttttgtttattttggcaaCTCCTGAAGTAATTCAGTGTTTgtaggtagatgtgtgtgtctttgttcaccatttaaatacacatttcacCTCATCTACCAGTTTAGTCTTGTGACTAATTATTCCACCTACCATCCTGCTACCAGTCTTTTCAAAATGCTGTTGCGACCTCATcgcctagacagggtcgtaacaatAAATACGACGAATAACAATAGCACTGGAAGAACAAGTACAATAAGAATGTACAATTTTTCAAACCCCTGAATAAATAGTCTAATATTACTGACACATGGTTCTAAGCTATCACTTTTGAACAAGCCTTCAAATCACTTTGGCAACCACTGTTGAAAACAggactatcattatgacacggTGCACAAGCTTTAAGCTGTACCACAAATCTAATAATAAATGGTTAACAGTTCTTGATTCCAAATGCAACTGTCCCTTCAGGTCTCTTGAACACAGAAATAAGTCAACTCATTTTGTGGCTGGTTTTATAGTTTGGCCACAAGATGGGAGCAAAGCTCCAACTAGCAGAGCATCCCAATCAGTATTGCAGTGTTTTACTGGGCATCATttagttgcattttttttttttaatgtatttgatcACTTTATATGACTACACAAAGACActtgtgttatatatatttgtgtgtgtgtgtgtgtgtgtgtatatatgtatgtatttatgtatgtatgtttggttCTGATGTAGCCTACAAGCATGTCAAGTCACCTTGGCAACTATTGTTGTAATCTTCATTGCTCACATTATGGCATTATTTCTTGTTGTTACATTTCATTAGtagcttttaatattattttcacttaTTTTGCCTTGTTTGTAGTAGAAGAAGCCTAGTCATCTGCTGAGAAGGAATAACTTACTTCTTTAGTGCAATATATGATGGGATGCAATCCTTAACTTCTTCAGAACCCTAATGACAAGAAGAGACAAAGTTAGTTTTTGTGATGCCCTGTCAATACCTTCTGTattgctttgtgcactttgaATGCCAATAGATAAACTTGCCttgtgatttttcattttaggTCAACACCTTATTGATGACATGATCCAGAAAATGTTCAAAAGAACATGCATAAGGTTTGTTTAGTGGGTCAGATCTacaaaattattgtaattagtttatttatttatttttttaaatatgatgtgaTTCTATGAGTCACAGTCCTGTGGCTCAGTAATCGCACTCCCAGAATACACATATCTTGCACAActccaacttctctctctctatctgtctcacacatgcatatatatgtgcgCATTCACATGCTAGGTTTTCCAAGACTTCTCCGTCTCTTGCATGGGACATTATAGATGCATCTTGCGAATGACCTGTGGGGCAAAGGGGTCACGTAGCCCTAGACCATTCAGAATGGAATGAATCAACTGCTATGAAACTTGTAGGAATTGCCTGTAAAGAATAGCTGTGATCTGTATGCAGTACAAAGAGTGGGCAAATGCTAAACATCTCTTAAGGTGAGTTtggggttattcaaatgagggttctgatgaggtcagggtaattcactttagggttagagtgaatttgtggttattcaaatgagggttctgatgaggAAGGTTAATTCACTTTTGGATTAGATGGAACTtggggttattcaaatgagggttctgatgaggtCAGGGTAATTTACTTTAGTGTTAGAACTTGGGCTCCCAGCAATGACGTGAGTTCTCACGTGGTTGCCTCCCCTAATGGGGAGCACGTGATTCCAGCCCAATTAGAGGCCAGCTACCTGACAAGGAGCGCCAGGTTTTGGTGGCTTTACTTTGACTAAGACACTTGGCTGCGGGAAGTACACTCTCAGCCACTCTCTCCTGCACCTGTGTTTTACTCGCACGTACATAAGGCCTTTTTCAACTagtacacacaccactgccgCACTCTTAGCACCTCCATGCTTTTGCTCAGGCTCTCCTTCAACGCGCATATTGGGACTTGCTAGATGTATGCcttcatttctcacattttcacGCCCCACATGCCTAGAAATACACCATATCTTATTTGGAGCGGCAGTCGCGCAGTACCGTTTTGTGGCAGCTGTGCAAAACAAGATCGGGCTGCACGGGCTTTTCTGGCACGCAAGTGAACCACAGAGCCCATTCTTGCGAAACGCGTTGTTTGACGACTTACAAATTGTTTTAGCATGTATATTTAGGCCCGGATTTgtcatgagaaaacacaagTGCGAGCAGCTCACGGAAGCACAGACGCTGAGTGCTGGGCGGGTTGAGTCTACACCGTCCTCATGCGGCTTTTAAGGCCGGCCCCTCGCTAGGAGGGAGGTTCAACtcaacagagcagtgtgtgcgACGTAGAGTACTGTTTGCGCGCGTCTATTTCTCGTAGTTAACACGACGATGGCAGAAGTAGCTCCAGCCCCAGCCGCCGCTGCGCCGGCCAAGGCGCCTAAGAAGAAAGCTGCCGCTAGACCCAAGAAAGCGGGACCCAGCGTCGGTGAGCTTATCGTCAAAGCTGTTTCTGCTTCCAAAGAACGGAACGGGGTCTCTCTCGCCGCTCTGAAGAAAGCTTTGGCTGCGGGTGGTTACGACGTGGAAAAGAACAACTCTCGCGTCAAGCTTGCTATCAAAAGCTTGGTGACAAAGGAAACTCTGGTGCAGACCAAAGGAACCGGTGCCTCTGGCTCTTTTAAGCTCAACAAGAAGCAAGACGAAGCCAAGAAAAAGCCCGCTAAGAAAGCCGCGCCTAAGGCGAAAAAAGCGCCCGCCAAGAAACCTGCCGCGGCTAAAAAGCCCAAGAAGGTAGCGGCAAAGAAGCCCGCCTCCGCCGCTGCAAAGAAGTCGCCCAAGAAGGCGAAGAAGCCTGCTGCCGCCGCGAAAGCCACCAAGAGCCccaagaaagcaaagaagccgGCCACCCCGAAGAAGGCAGCCAAGAGCCCCAAGAAGGCAAAGACCGCCAAGCCCAAGACTGCCAAACCAAAGGCTGCAAAGGCGAAAAAAGCTGCCCCCAAGAAGAAGTAAACGtgcatgttttcatgtcttgGTATCCCcaaaaggctcttttaagagccacccactTTTCTCTTCCAAAGAGCGGTTTTCTTTACACTCTCGAAATGGTTACGAGCGAATTAATACGGCCAAGTGTGTAATCGGAGTTTATTTTAACGTGCGATTTCTTCCATAGACGTACTGAGTGGACACGGAAAAGAAAAGTGAAGCATTAGATGGTGTTTGTAttgaatggaatttttttttaatacggtcaatttaaaaatggaaaggaaaacgAGGACCAATTCCATTTTGCATAGAAATATTGTACAGCCTAAGCAGATTTCTGTGCCGTTTATTTCTCCCTTTCCattattaagaaaattcaattcaacGCCAACACTCCACCACagaaacctcacaaacaatatccaccgGAGGACCCAGACTACCTTCACACTATAGATTACTaattaacaatacaatttacatctgtaaattaggtatACATTATCCATTTATATATCCAAAAGAGTCCAGGgaaatttcttttttcctctcatatcaATCGTCTTCAACCTttgtaactcacacacaatctgtttaaACACTATTTCTGCAGGTATTATACATTGTTCAATAATCATCTTACGTCGTGTTTTCCAAATCTTCGAATttatcacacaaacaatcatCCAACAAAAGTCCTTTACATTCTCagtcaaattctcattaaacactccatacataatacttttGCTGTTACGACCGCATTTAAACCCAATACCTTCCATTTTCTCCCAAATTTCAATAGTCCTTGTGCACGGCAGTAATAAATGTTCTATCGTTTCATCGGCCATGCAATTATACATCGGACATTCCTTAGTTGTAACAAAACAACTCTATTTGACAATACATCGTACAGGCAATCTTCCAAAAGATATAAGCCATGCCGTACCTCGAACATTCTCTCCTGTCTTTATCATACATGTACGTATCATGAAAagacttaataataataataataataataataataataataaaaatacaaataacttGGAAGTATTTAGACTATTTGCTCCAAACTGAAATCCATATGAAGAAGAATGACAAGAACTGGAAGTGATTCCGTGTGGGAGGGAGAGTTGCAGGCTAAGGAAAGGGAGGCCGGCTTTGGAAGTGGACGAGTGCTTCGCGATTGGTTATTCGTCCTGTCCTCCTTAGCCAATAGGAGAGCTGTTGATTTTGCTATATCTGAAGCGCTCGTAGGTGATAGGCGATTATTTCAGCTTTGCTCCCAAGACGCTGTTGTACCCATAATGAGTGGAAGAGGGAAGACCGGCGGTAAGGCTAGGGCTAAGGCCAAGACTCGCTCCTCTCGCGCTGGCCTGCAGTTTCCTGTGGGCCGTGTGCACAGGCTTTTGCGCAAAGGTAATTATGCCGAGCGCGTTGGTGCCGGTGCTCCGGTCTATttggctgctgtgctggagtATCTGACTGCTGAAATTCTCGAGTTGGCAGGCAACGCCGCCCGTGACAACAAGAAGACCCGTATCATTCCTCGTCATCTGCAGCTCGCCGTGCGTAACGACGAAGAGTTGAACAAGCTGTTAGGAGGGGTGACTATTGCTCAAGGTGGCGTGCTGCCCAACATTCAGGCTGTTCTGCTGCCCAAGAAAACCGAGAAGGCGGTCAAGACCAAGTAAATTCACCTCTGCTCCGTTGTCTGCAGAtcccaaaggctcttttaagagccacccacaCTGACTGAGGAAGTGCAactttttaatgttactgtCTGTTCTACCTTGCATTTTTCTCGAGGGCACTAAATGACTAACGGGCACCGCTGTCCATTACCACGCCACGTCTGAGCACACGTACACCTTCCCCGTTTTTACGCGCCCAATAGCATTTGATGAAAGCAAGCTAGTACTCGTACATTTATATACGTACTTGtagaagtgctgtgtgtgtgtgtgtatatattttatttatatatatatatatataaataagatgCTGTTGGTGctacaaacatgtaaaaaaaaaaagtaaccgGGAGTACGTTCAACAATGTACACTGCAGGCACATAAAGAGCACGGCTCAAAAGTAGGCTTACTGGCTTGCTTTTTTGAAATGTGCGCGTAGTGGAACACGGGCCAATTGACTTGATGTGACGTATCTTTATTTGTCCAATGGACGGCATGCTTACTGAAGACGCCCAATGAGCGCAGGTCGGCGTTATGGCTTAAAAAGGATGTCGTCGTGGTTGTGTCTTATTCTCTTTCTTCGTCAGTTAAGAGTAGAATTGCGTCGCTATGGCAAGAACAAAGCAGACCGCCCGTAAGTCCACCGGTGGTAAAGCCCCGAGGAAGCAGCTTGCCACCAAGGCCGCTCGTAAGAGCGCCCCAGCCACCGGCGGCGTGAAGAAGCCTCATCGTTACAGGCCTGGTACCGTAGCTCTGAGGGAGATTCGTCGTTATCAGAAGTCGACCGAGTTGCTGATCCGCAAGCTGCCCTTCCAGCGCCTGGTGAGAGAAATTGCTCAGGATTTCAAGACCGATCTCCGTTTCCAGAGCTCTGCCGTCATGGCCTTGCAGGAGGCTAGCGAGGCATACCTGGTCGGCCTGTTCGAGGATACTAACTTGTGCGCTATCCACGCCAAGAGAGTCACCATCATGCCCAAGGACATCCAGTTGGCCCGCCGCATTCGCGGAGAGCGTGCTTAAACTGCTCGCTCGGCGTAATATCCCAAAATacccaaaggctcttttaagagccacctaAATTGTTTCGCTGCAAAATGAGCAAGTCGCCTTGGCAACGCTTCTCACCGATACGTCGTTATTATAACGTGCATCTAACATGTGCTTCTAGATTACGGGCAACCTAGTTTGCTATGAGGGTTAATTCCATAGCTGAGAAACTATGGCAACGGTAAGGAGCGTTGTATTGTGAGTCGACAAGAAACTTTGTAGTAAGGTCGTCTGGGTTAGCGGTGCTCTAGCGGGAGTATGACGTTCACGTCATCAAAATGTATCACTGAGAAACGAAACTGATACAAGTCTTTCAGAGATGTCAGTGTCTTTTCTTcgactgaaataaatatgtactgGTGCTATTAACTAAATTCTAGACACGGACGTGGTTTTCAGACCTGTTCTCTATTAACCTTTGTGTCTTGGTGGTAACACAACTTTcatggaaaaaatgaacaaaaacaatgttaaattttttaaatgatttgttttgttttctgtgaaagTCGTTAGCTTTCAAGTTGCGGAGAACTATTTATTTAGTGGTGGCTCATTTTTGATCAGAATGCTGtcagaatataaatgtataatgcagaacaattagccagtttctcttgggagaaacaacaacaacaaaaaaacaacaccaacaataataataaacctatGGAATGGGTATGTCCTTCTCAGAAATAATTTCTAGGCTTAGCTGACAGCCACTCTCATaaaggtttgtttgcttttgtatctgctgttgaaataaacacaataattgtctttcatcataaaaagaaaagccctaaaacaataactaaaaaatgctctgaagacaaataaaaatatttatagaaattgACTTGCCTTTCATGatgattcttctttttcttcttcttcttattgtaAGCCTACTCGTGGTTAGTTATAGGAgacttgcatttatttctgtatgtatttattttattcatgttcaacAAGCACTTAATATGTGAGATCAAAGcatgcttttcatgcatttatttccataatctcattatggtcttttttttttcctgaactcCTGAAGTTACCCATCTGGAACCCCATAGttcatttgtttgctgtacCATACACCAGGCCCTTTTAAcagatatcatatcatataacaGTATCTACAGTGGCATGCAAAGGTTTGGGCACATCTggtcaaaatgcatgttactgtCAACTGTTAAGcaagttgaagatgaaatgctctccaaaaggcataaagttTAAGATGACGcattccttttgtattttaaactgaaactttttttttttttttttttttttttaacatcttttacattttcaaaataacaaaaaaggaaaagggccTAAAGCAAAACTTCGGGCACACTACATGCTTAGTACCTAGTAGCACCCGCTTTGGCAAGcatcacattttgtaaacactttTTCTAGCCAGCCAAGAGTCTTCTGATTCTTGTTTAAGGGATTTTCATCCATTCTTCATTGCAACAGTCTTCTAGTTTTGTGAGATTCCTGGGctgtcttgcatgcactgttcttttgaTGTCTATCCACAGATTTTCAATGCTGTTTGGATCAGGGCACTCTGAGGACCATGGTAAAACCTTCAACTTGCACCTTTTGAGGTAGTTTATTGTGgattttgaggtgtgtttaggaTCATTATCCATTTGTAGAAGCCGTCCTCTTTTCAAcctcagcatttttacagaataGTGTTATGTTTGCTTCCAGATTTTGCTGGAAATTCATTGAATCCATTGTTCCCTCTACCCATGAaatgattctgaaatgttttatggccTTCCAGACCCCTTATCTTGACTGCCACTATTCCTGTTAAGCAccattttataattacatttcaaactcatgaaatggcaaactgaaaacacattgtTGTCTTCCTATagctttctcctgttttataggcctgaagtattttcattttcattttgctaggCAGCGGCTTAGAAGAACCCATGGCTGCTGGTTTCTGGGACAaggttagaggagtctgggtatttataaagctttgaAATTTGCATCATGTGGCCTTTCCTAACAATGTTTGTAAACAAGCCATAAGCCTAACAGGCTAATGAAGGTCTGAGACTGTCGTCAAAGTTATTTGAGTGTTCAAATCTCCTaggtactctttttttttttccacaattgtataaaacaaactaatacactgacattgctgaaaatgttgaaaagtgtgtttcatcatttttgacctgacatttaaacaagatgtgcgtgcacgcaaacatacacacataataatggtgagtgtatgctactgattgaactcaaacaaaattaaaatgctcttttgaatatgcagtatcttccctttatgacctcacacattatcaaagtttacaaacaatagaagaacaatttcacacaaaagcaacattttctgcaaGCATTGTTTGCTAATGGTGAATGCAGCCAGAAACTTTAAAGGTGCTGCATATGACAATATCcccagttctctttttttgcagaatCCATGGGTACACATCTCAATGCCAAACAGCTTGTAGATGTGCATTTTTCC
The sequence above is a segment of the Electrophorus electricus isolate fEleEle1 chromosome 16, fEleEle1.pri, whole genome shotgun sequence genome. Coding sequences within it:
- the LOC118242676 gene encoding histone H1-like, with product MAEVAPAPAAAAPAKAPKKKAAARPKKAGPSVGELIVKAVSASKERNGVSLAALKKALAAGGYDVEKNNSRVKLAIKSLVTKETLVQTKGTGASGSFKLNKKQDEAKKKPAKKAAPKAKKAPAKKPAAAKKPKKVAAKKPASAAAKKSPKKAKKPAAAAKATKSPKKAKKPATPKKAAKSPKKAKTAKPKTAKPKAAKAKKAAPKKK
- the LOC118242673 gene encoding histone H2A-like isoform X1; the protein is MSGRGKTGGKARAKAKTRSSRAGLQFPVGRVHRLLRKGNYAERVGAGAPVYLAAVLEYLTAEILELAGNAARDNKKTRIIPRHLQLAVRNDEELNKLLGGVTIAQGGVLPNIQAVLLPKKTEKSAPATGGVKKPHRYRPGTVALREIRRYQKSTELLIRKLPFQRLVREIAQDFKTDLRFQSSAVMALQEASEAYLVGLFEDTNLCAIHAKRVTIMPKDIQLARRIRGERA
- the LOC118242673 gene encoding histone H3, embryonic-like isoform X2; translation: MARTKQTARKSTGGKAPRKQLATKAARKSAPATGGVKKPHRYRPGTVALREIRRYQKSTELLIRKLPFQRLVGLFEDTNLCAIHAKRVTIMPKDIQLARRIRGERA